In the genome of Nonlabens sp. MB-3u-79, one region contains:
- a CDS encoding M14 family metallopeptidase, whose translation MSKFFTLLVTVFLLFSCGTDSKKQAVQAAKKHPTPFENGNGNQTATYEEVIAFYKNLAADFASIQLEEIGLTDSGKPLHLISFSKKSIDWGSANEDKIKILINNGIHPGESDGIDASMMLLRDLATGKVNAPDNLIFSAIAVYNVGGSLNRNTSTRTNQNGPESYGFRGNARNYDLNRDFIKADSRNALAFYKIYHKINPDIFIDNHVSNGADYQYTLTHLFTQHDKLGNAAGNYLHSKLQPELETRLAARNLPITPYVNVFNSSPEKGFSQFMDYPRYSTGYTSLWNTLGMMVETHMLKPYKDRVLGTQAIMEEMIGIGSENVAEIKKARADSFKTYKTSSSYTLNYTVDSSKADTLDFLGYEAVVGINDLTGNDLMTYDRNQPFTKKTAYQNYFKATDSVSIPDYYVVPQSQWKIIELMRHNHIKMEFLPKDTTLNVTKYRIANYRTASSAYEGHYPHSNVQVEEEVVALRFRESDMIIPTRQPGMRYIMETLEPAGQDSFFKWNYFDTILQQKEGFSSYVFESTAQKILSENTDLKKEFDSLKTANKAFKESNYQQLDWIHKRSPNYEKSHLTYPIYKWNKK comes from the coding sequence ATGAGCAAATTTTTCACACTATTAGTTACTGTCTTTCTATTATTCTCTTGTGGAACGGATAGTAAAAAACAAGCTGTTCAAGCTGCTAAAAAACATCCTACGCCTTTTGAAAATGGCAATGGAAACCAAACGGCTACCTATGAAGAAGTTATTGCTTTTTATAAAAATTTAGCTGCAGACTTTGCTAGTATTCAATTAGAAGAGATAGGACTGACTGATAGTGGTAAGCCTTTGCATCTTATCAGCTTTTCAAAGAAATCCATTGACTGGGGCAGCGCTAACGAGGACAAAATTAAAATTTTGATCAATAATGGAATTCACCCTGGTGAAAGTGACGGTATCGATGCGAGCATGATGCTCTTAAGAGATCTTGCGACCGGAAAAGTAAATGCTCCTGATAATTTGATTTTTAGCGCTATTGCCGTTTATAATGTGGGTGGCTCTTTAAATCGAAATACATCTACTCGTACCAATCAAAACGGTCCTGAATCCTACGGCTTTAGAGGTAATGCACGCAATTACGACTTGAATAGAGACTTTATAAAGGCAGACTCTCGCAATGCATTAGCTTTTTATAAAATATATCATAAAATCAATCCAGATATTTTTATTGATAATCATGTGAGCAATGGAGCCGATTATCAATACACGTTGACGCATCTATTCACACAACACGACAAGTTGGGAAATGCGGCAGGGAATTACCTTCACTCCAAGTTACAACCAGAATTAGAAACACGACTTGCAGCAAGAAATTTACCAATTACACCCTATGTGAATGTCTTTAATTCTTCACCTGAGAAAGGTTTTTCTCAATTTATGGATTACCCAAGATACTCTACCGGTTATACCAGTTTGTGGAATACACTAGGGATGATGGTAGAAACGCACATGTTGAAACCTTATAAAGACCGCGTATTGGGTACTCAAGCAATCATGGAAGAAATGATAGGTATAGGTTCTGAGAACGTTGCAGAAATCAAAAAAGCTCGTGCCGATTCTTTTAAAACTTATAAAACTTCTTCTTCCTATACGTTGAACTATACAGTCGACAGTTCTAAAGCCGATACATTGGATTTTTTAGGTTATGAAGCGGTAGTCGGTATAAATGATTTGACAGGAAACGACTTGATGACTTATGATCGCAATCAACCTTTTACTAAAAAAACAGCCTATCAAAATTACTTCAAAGCAACCGATAGTGTCTCTATTCCAGACTATTATGTAGTACCTCAAAGTCAATGGAAAATCATTGAATTGATGCGACACAATCACATAAAAATGGAATTCTTACCAAAAGACACCACTTTAAATGTTACTAAATACCGAATTGCTAACTATAGAACTGCTTCAAGTGCGTATGAAGGACATTATCCACACTCTAATGTACAAGTGGAAGAGGAAGTTGTAGCATTACGCTTTCGCGAAAGCGACATGATCATCCCCACCCGTCAACCTGGTATGAGATATATCATGGAAACGCTGGAGCCAGCAGGACAAGACTCTTTTTTCAAATGGAACTATTTTGACACCATACTTCAACAGAAGGAAGGTTTTTCCAGTTATGTCTTTGAATCTACTGCTCAAAAAATTCTAAGTGAGAATACAGATTTAAAAAAAGAGTTTGACTCCTTAAAAACAGCAAACAAAGCCTTTAAAGAAAGTAATTACCAGCAACTGGACTGGATCCATAAACGCAGTCCTAACTATGAGAAATCGCATTTAACTTACCCTATTTATAAATGGAACAAAAAATGA
- the coaD gene encoding pantetheine-phosphate adenylyltransferase: MKRAVFPGSFDPITLGHYDIIERGLGLFDEVIIAIGINADKKYMFSLEDRKRFIEEAFGKDQKIKVMTYSGLTIDFCKEQNAAFILRGLRNPADFEFEKAIAHTNRKLSEIETVFLLTSSGKSYISSSIVRDVIRNNGDYTSLVPDTVRI; this comes from the coding sequence ATGAAAAGAGCCGTTTTTCCCGGAAGTTTTGACCCCATCACTTTAGGTCACTACGATATTATAGAAAGAGGGTTGGGACTCTTTGATGAAGTTATAATAGCTATAGGTATTAATGCCGATAAAAAATATATGTTTTCACTAGAAGATCGCAAACGTTTTATAGAAGAAGCTTTTGGTAAGGATCAAAAAATCAAAGTGATGACCTATTCTGGTCTGACCATTGATTTTTGCAAAGAACAAAATGCTGCGTTTATACTCAGGGGATTGCGCAATCCAGCCGACTTTGAATTTGAAAAGGCTATCGCACATACCAACAGAAAACTGTCTGAAATTGAAACCGTATTTTTACTCACCAGTTCTGGAAAAAGTTATATCTCTTCTTCTATCGTTAGAGATGTGATAAGAAATAATGGTGATTACACCAGTTTAGTGCCTGATACGGTAAGGATATAG
- a CDS encoding PASTA domain-containing protein gives MNFFRFIFTKTFWIQVVIAAVVTVVLCFTYLFWLDWYTNHDQKIEVPNLEKLSLTEVDEQLEVLDLRRKIIDSASYNPAFKPRTVIEQDPLAGKFVKENRQIYIKLNASGYGKVTVPNLIYKTRRQAIPTLEALGFKIGQITYKPNIAENTVLEMRYKGATLEPGSQLSKTSTIDLVLADGNNPSAIEQPTNNE, from the coding sequence ATGAATTTTTTCAGATTCATTTTTACTAAAACCTTTTGGATTCAAGTAGTTATAGCTGCTGTGGTAACCGTAGTGCTATGTTTTACTTATTTATTTTGGCTGGATTGGTACACTAACCACGACCAGAAAATAGAAGTCCCTAATCTAGAAAAACTTTCGTTAACAGAAGTAGATGAACAGTTAGAAGTGTTGGATTTACGTCGTAAAATCATTGATAGTGCGAGCTATAACCCTGCTTTTAAGCCTAGAACAGTGATTGAACAAGATCCATTAGCAGGTAAATTTGTAAAAGAAAACAGACAAATCTATATTAAATTAAACGCATCAGGTTATGGAAAAGTAACCGTGCCTAATTTGATTTATAAAACCAGAAGACAAGCGATTCCTACTTTGGAAGCATTAGGATTTAAAATAGGACAGATCACTTATAAGCCTAATATTGCCGAAAACACCGTTTTAGAAATGCGTTATAAAGGAGCAACCTTGGAGCCAGGATCACAATTGAGTAAAACATCTACCATAGATTTAGTCTTAGCAGACGGTAATAACCCATCAGCAATTGAGCAACCTACAAACAATGAATAA
- a CDS encoding NUDIX hydrolase: MYKVFVKEVAIIVTSDKSAFKDHNTFNIKKVNFNELVQQIENKEIANVVLYSKNESKLLKRLHKLLPVVIAGGGLVLNQDNDFLFIHRNGKWDLPKGKAEEGETIEQTSIREVEEETGVRDLQITDYLGHTYHTFTRKGKLKLKLTHWFIMETDFHKKLKPQKKEGIDKAVWINKEMAILALKDSYANIRELFPDDMLVDDAR, from the coding sequence ATGTATAAAGTTTTTGTGAAAGAGGTCGCTATAATCGTTACCTCTGATAAAAGCGCTTTCAAAGACCATAATACCTTTAATATTAAAAAGGTAAATTTTAATGAACTTGTTCAACAAATCGAAAATAAAGAAATCGCTAATGTGGTTTTATATTCTAAAAATGAATCCAAGCTTTTAAAAAGACTTCATAAGCTACTGCCCGTAGTTATAGCGGGTGGAGGGTTGGTCTTGAATCAGGATAATGACTTTCTCTTTATACATCGCAATGGAAAATGGGACCTACCTAAAGGAAAAGCAGAAGAAGGCGAGACCATTGAACAAACTTCTATACGAGAAGTAGAAGAAGAAACTGGAGTTAGAGATCTTCAAATCACCGATTATCTAGGACATACCTATCATACTTTTACTAGAAAAGGAAAACTTAAATTAAAGTTGACACACTGGTTTATCATGGAAACGGACTTTCATAAAAAGTTGAAACCACAAAAAAAAGAAGGGATCGACAAGGCGGTATGGATCAATAAAGAGATGGCAATTCTGGCTTTGAAGGATTCCTATGCTAACATTAGAGAACTTTTTCCAGACGACATGTTAGTTGATGATGCGCGATAG
- the pyrE gene encoding orotate phosphoribosyltransferase — protein MVRDKNIAIKTAELLLQIKAIKLQPQEPFTWASGWKSPIYCDNRVTLSYPVVRNFLKKQLAERIEALYGKPDVIAGVATGAIGIGMLVADYMNLPFIYVRPEAKKHGRQNQIEGHLEKGQKVVVVEDLISTGKSSLNAVEALQEAGADVKGMLALFSYGFDFAVENFKKHDLELTTLSDYDHLVDQATQAGHFKGDEIELLKSWRKDPSNWNA, from the coding sequence ATGGTTAGAGATAAGAATATAGCAATAAAAACTGCTGAGTTATTGTTGCAAATTAAAGCAATAAAATTGCAACCACAAGAACCTTTTACATGGGCAAGTGGATGGAAATCTCCTATTTACTGTGATAATAGAGTAACACTCTCTTATCCAGTGGTTAGAAATTTCTTGAAAAAACAACTAGCAGAGCGCATTGAAGCGCTGTACGGCAAACCAGATGTAATCGCTGGAGTAGCTACTGGAGCAATAGGCATTGGAATGCTGGTTGCCGATTATATGAACCTGCCTTTTATTTATGTAAGGCCAGAGGCTAAAAAGCACGGCCGACAGAATCAGATAGAAGGACATCTAGAGAAAGGACAGAAAGTCGTAGTCGTTGAAGACCTTATCAGTACCGGTAAAAGCAGCCTCAATGCAGTAGAAGCACTTCAAGAAGCTGGAGCTGATGTAAAAGGAATGCTCGCACTATTCTCTTATGGCTTTGATTTTGCAGTAGAGAATTTTAAAAAGCATGACTTAGAGTTAACTACTTTAAGTGATTATGATCACCTTGTCGACCAAGCCACTCAAGCTGGGCACTTTAAAGGAGACGAAATAGAATTATTAAAAAGCTGGAGAAAAGATCCTAGCAACTGGAACGCTTAA
- a CDS encoding D-alanine--D-alanine ligase, translating to MKNIAVLMGGYSHEWEISMKSGAVIAQNLDSDLYNIYSVAILKEGWYYKDATGERYEINKNDFSLSIDGEKVTFDCCYNTIHGTPGEDGIIQAMLELLHIPQTSCDYYQSAITFNKRDCIAILKPWNITTGRHMYLNQGDSIDAEIIARNIGLPCFVKANRSGSSFGVSKVYKVKDMDAALENAFSVDNEIIIESFLDGVEVSVGAYQIDNEIKVLLPTEIVSENDFFDYEAKYQGKSQEITPARISEDHTNAVQDITRRIYQVLKLKGLARADFIFHNNIPHFIEVNTNPGMSEESIIPQQIKASGATMKNVFTQIIENTIKHHNS from the coding sequence ATGAAGAACATTGCGGTATTAATGGGGGGTTATTCCCACGAATGGGAGATATCCATGAAAAGTGGCGCTGTCATTGCACAGAACCTCGATTCTGACTTGTATAATATTTATTCTGTTGCTATTTTAAAAGAGGGTTGGTACTATAAAGATGCTACTGGAGAGCGGTATGAGATTAATAAAAATGACTTTAGTTTATCGATAGATGGTGAAAAAGTCACTTTTGACTGCTGTTACAACACTATTCATGGAACGCCAGGAGAAGATGGTATCATACAGGCGATGCTAGAACTTTTACATATTCCACAAACATCTTGCGATTATTATCAAAGTGCGATCACTTTTAATAAAAGAGATTGTATCGCCATATTAAAGCCTTGGAACATTACCACTGGTAGACATATGTACCTCAATCAAGGAGACAGTATTGATGCAGAAATAATTGCTAGAAACATTGGTTTGCCTTGTTTTGTAAAGGCAAATCGCAGTGGCAGTAGTTTTGGTGTTTCTAAAGTATATAAAGTTAAAGATATGGATGCAGCGCTAGAAAATGCTTTTTCTGTTGATAATGAAATTATTATAGAGTCGTTTCTCGATGGCGTAGAAGTGTCTGTAGGTGCTTATCAAATTGATAATGAAATAAAAGTACTTTTACCTACGGAGATAGTAAGTGAAAATGACTTCTTTGATTATGAAGCAAAATATCAAGGTAAATCTCAAGAGATAACGCCAGCACGCATAAGTGAGGACCATACAAATGCAGTTCAAGATATCACAAGACGTATTTATCAAGTTTTAAAATTAAAAGGTCTTGCCAGAGCCGACTTTATCTTTCACAATAATATTCCTCATTTTATTGAGGTAAACACTAATCCAGGAATGAGTGAAGAAAGCATCATACCACAACAAATTAAAGCTTCAGGAGCTACAATGAAAAATGTATTCACTCAAATTATTGAAAACACTATCAAACATCACAACTCATGA